The Streptomyces achromogenes genome window below encodes:
- a CDS encoding ABC transporter substrate-binding protein, which yields MRTTARYTALAAAGLLALTSLTACANDAASTASTGSGSKGDGKGTKVKIMVGGLDKVIYLPAMLTQRLGYFDAEGLDVELLSEPAGVQAETALVSGQVQGAVGFYDHTLDLQVKGKDVESVVQFSHAPGEVEIVSAKARGEIDSPEDFKGKKLGVTGLGSSTDFLTKYLAVKSGVKVSDFTPVAVGAGPTFIAALQQGSIDAGMTTDPTVATVLDKKAGRILVDMRTPKGSEEALGGPYPSSSLYMQTDWVNDHKDTVQKLANAFVKTLKWMSTHSASEIAGKMPADYSQGNKMLYSVAIKNTLPMFTVDGVMPKNGPETVEKVLKAFNPTIKNAAVDLDKTYTTEFVSKATG from the coding sequence ATGCGCACCACCGCCAGATACACCGCCCTCGCCGCCGCCGGCCTGCTCGCCCTCACCTCCCTCACCGCCTGTGCCAACGACGCGGCGAGCACCGCGTCGACCGGCTCCGGCAGCAAGGGGGACGGGAAGGGGACGAAGGTCAAGATCATGGTCGGCGGCCTGGACAAGGTCATCTACCTGCCGGCCATGCTCACCCAGCGACTGGGCTACTTCGACGCCGAGGGACTCGATGTCGAGCTGCTGAGCGAGCCGGCCGGGGTGCAGGCCGAGACCGCGCTCGTCTCGGGCCAGGTCCAGGGCGCCGTCGGCTTCTACGACCACACCCTCGACCTCCAGGTGAAGGGGAAGGACGTGGAGTCCGTCGTGCAGTTCTCGCACGCACCGGGCGAGGTGGAGATCGTCTCCGCCAAGGCGCGGGGCGAGATCGACTCGCCCGAGGACTTCAAGGGCAAGAAGCTCGGCGTCACCGGCCTCGGTTCCTCGACCGACTTCCTCACGAAGTACCTCGCCGTCAAGAGCGGCGTGAAGGTCAGCGACTTCACCCCGGTCGCCGTCGGCGCGGGTCCGACCTTCATCGCGGCGCTCCAGCAGGGCTCCATCGACGCCGGGATGACCACCGACCCGACCGTGGCGACCGTCCTCGACAAGAAGGCCGGCAGGATCCTCGTCGACATGCGCACCCCGAAGGGCTCGGAGGAGGCGCTCGGCGGACCGTATCCGTCGTCCAGCCTGTACATGCAGACGGACTGGGTCAACGATCACAAGGACACCGTCCAGAAGCTGGCCAATGCGTTCGTCAAGACGCTCAAGTGGATGTCCACCCACAGCGCGTCCGAGATCGCCGGGAAGATGCCGGCCGACTACTCGCAGGGGAACAAGATGCTGTACTCGGTGGCCATCAAGAACACGTTGCCCATGTTCACCGTGGACGGGGTGATGCCCAAGAACGGGCCCGAGACCGTCGAGAAGGTCCTCAAGGCGTTCAACCCGACCATCAAGAACGCCGCGGTGGACCTGGACAAGACGTACACGACCGAGTTCGTCTCCAAGGCGACGGGCTGA
- a CDS encoding DUF7342 family protein, whose amino-acid sequence MIEVLVVDDDARVARVNAAYVGKVPGFHVAAEAHSAAEALRQLELLPHLDLVLLDHYLPDDTGLEVVQEMRRRGHQTDVIMVTAARDVSTVQAAMRQGALQYLVKPFAFAGLRGKLEAYADLRRTLDGGGEAEQADVDRIFGALSAPSEPGLPKGHSPTTAELVRQALMNAEGPLSAQEIAERTGVSRQTAQRYLKLLERTGRARLTLKYGDAGRPEHRYVWATRA is encoded by the coding sequence ATGATCGAGGTACTGGTCGTGGACGACGACGCCAGGGTGGCCCGGGTCAACGCCGCCTACGTCGGGAAGGTCCCGGGCTTCCACGTCGCCGCCGAGGCCCACAGCGCCGCCGAGGCGCTGCGCCAGCTGGAGCTGCTGCCGCACCTGGACCTCGTCCTGCTGGATCACTACCTGCCCGACGACACGGGCCTGGAGGTCGTCCAGGAGATGCGCCGGCGCGGCCACCAGACGGACGTGATCATGGTGACCGCCGCGCGGGACGTCTCGACCGTGCAGGCGGCGATGCGCCAGGGCGCGCTGCAGTACCTGGTGAAACCGTTCGCCTTTGCCGGTCTGCGCGGCAAGCTGGAGGCGTACGCCGATCTGCGCCGCACGCTCGACGGGGGCGGCGAGGCCGAGCAGGCCGACGTCGACCGCATCTTCGGCGCGCTGTCCGCCCCCTCTGAGCCCGGTCTGCCCAAGGGCCACTCCCCCACCACCGCCGAACTCGTGCGGCAGGCTCTGATGAACGCCGAAGGGCCGCTGTCGGCCCAGGAGATCGCCGAGCGGACCGGGGTGAGCCGGCAGACCGCCCAGCGCTATCTGAAGCTCCTGGAGCGCACGGGGAGGGCCAGGCTGACCCTGAAGTACGGCGACGCGGGCCGCCCGGAACACCGTTACGTGTGGGCGACCCGCGCCTGA
- a CDS encoding sensor histidine kinase: MSPTPPARRLRLGMPRRMFSQVLLMQLAIAAGVVVLATGLFLAPLGNQLDDQAMRRALAIAQTTAAVPQIAEDLQSTRPSVDGPVQREAERIRKASGAEYVVVMNLHGTRWSHTDLKQVGGHVSTDPSQALAGKDVMEIDSGTLGRSARGKVPLRDADGTIIGAVSVGIEYDSVRARLIHAIPGLFAYAGGALAVGALAAWLISRRVHRQTRDLAFSDISALLSEREAMLHGIREGVVALDRAGRVRLLNDEAQRLLGIGDEAVGTPPDEALGEGRTADVLAGRVTGTDLVAVRGQRVLVVNRMPTDDGGAVATLRDRTELEQLGRELDSTRGLIDALRAQDHEHANRMHTLLGLLELEMFDDAVDFVGEVVGDHRATAEQVTEKIGDALLAALLVGKATVAAERGVALWVSDRTRLPDRLIDPRGLVTVVGNLVDNALDAVAGTPHARVEVELRTEGRTAVLRVRDTGPGIPDAQRELIFTEGWSTKKPPAHGKRGIGLSLVRRLAERQGGSATVGEAAGGGAEFTVVLPEALTEPDPEPVPDPQPVPAVPVLGAVEEESR; encoded by the coding sequence ATGAGCCCCACTCCCCCCGCCCGGCGGCTGCGCCTCGGAATGCCGCGGCGCATGTTCTCGCAGGTCCTGCTCATGCAGCTGGCGATCGCCGCGGGTGTCGTGGTGCTGGCGACCGGACTGTTCCTCGCTCCGCTCGGCAATCAGCTGGACGACCAGGCGATGCGCCGGGCTCTCGCCATCGCGCAGACGACCGCGGCGGTGCCCCAGATCGCCGAGGACCTGCAGAGCACGCGGCCGTCGGTCGACGGCCCGGTGCAACGGGAGGCCGAACGGATCCGCAAGGCCAGCGGCGCCGAGTACGTCGTGGTGATGAACCTCCACGGCACGCGCTGGTCGCACACCGACCTCAAGCAGGTCGGCGGCCATGTCTCGACGGACCCGAGCCAGGCGCTTGCGGGCAAGGACGTCATGGAGATCGACAGCGGCACCCTGGGCCGCTCGGCCCGCGGCAAGGTCCCCCTGCGCGACGCCGACGGCACGATCATCGGCGCGGTCTCGGTCGGCATCGAGTACGACAGCGTGCGCGCCCGGCTCATCCACGCCATCCCCGGGCTGTTCGCCTACGCCGGAGGCGCCCTCGCCGTCGGTGCGCTGGCCGCCTGGCTCATCTCCCGGCGGGTCCACCGGCAGACCCGCGACCTGGCCTTCTCGGACATCTCCGCGCTGCTCTCCGAGCGCGAGGCGATGCTGCACGGCATCCGGGAGGGCGTCGTGGCCCTGGACCGCGCCGGCCGCGTCCGGCTGCTCAACGACGAGGCCCAGCGTCTCCTCGGCATCGGGGACGAGGCGGTGGGCACCCCGCCCGACGAGGCGCTCGGCGAGGGACGTACGGCCGACGTCCTCGCCGGGCGGGTGACCGGCACGGACCTGGTCGCCGTGCGCGGACAGCGCGTCCTGGTCGTGAACCGGATGCCCACCGACGACGGCGGCGCGGTGGCAACCCTGCGTGACCGCACCGAGCTGGAACAGCTGGGCCGGGAACTCGACTCCACGCGCGGCCTCATCGACGCGCTGCGCGCCCAGGACCACGAGCACGCCAACCGCATGCACACCCTGCTCGGGCTGCTCGAACTGGAGATGTTCGACGACGCCGTCGACTTCGTGGGGGAGGTGGTCGGCGACCACCGGGCCACCGCGGAGCAGGTGACGGAGAAGATCGGGGACGCGCTGCTCGCCGCCCTGCTGGTCGGCAAGGCGACCGTCGCGGCCGAGCGCGGCGTCGCCCTGTGGGTCTCGGACCGGACCCGGCTGCCCGACCGGCTGATCGATCCGCGCGGGCTGGTCACCGTCGTCGGCAACCTCGTGGACAACGCGCTCGACGCCGTCGCGGGCACTCCGCACGCGCGCGTGGAGGTAGAGCTGCGGACGGAAGGCCGTACCGCGGTCCTGCGGGTGCGGGACACCGGGCCCGGCATCCCGGACGCGCAACGTGAGTTGATCTTCACCGAGGGCTGGTCGACGAAGAAGCCGCCGGCGCACGGCAAGCGCGGCATCGGGCTCTCACTGGTGCGCAGGCTCGCCGAACGGCAGGGCGGCAGCGCCACGGTCGGCGAGGCGGCCGGCGGGGGCGCCGAGTTCACCGTCGTCCTGCCGGAGGCGCTGACCGAGCCGGATCCCGAACCCGTACCGGATCCCCAACCCGTACCGGCCGTACCGGTGCTCGGCGCCGTCGAGGAGGAGTCACGATGA
- a CDS encoding sucrase ferredoxin, which produces MSTCATVSRDLGEPIAGTAATATTWLLLEQPGPWGARALVSSHLDPVLGRALEAAAQDTGVRIALIRRPGRHADLGAPALRRVYAAHTVPGRVWLHGATTHDPRRLLDLDFAALGRGDHHTFDSVLSGASHTGDPLALVCTNGKRDRCCALLGRPLAAELAASGVRGAWEVTHLGGHRFSPTLLVLPHGYAYGRAAAHTVKEVLRGVREGRIVAEGCRGSSAWERPGQAAELAVRAETGEDAAEVLSVVRTTGGAPRWEVTVAHTDGRHWLVVVAQGASLPPRPESCGTSVLGAPARMDVVAVHELVGAAPAR; this is translated from the coding sequence GTGAGTACGTGTGCAACCGTCTCGCGGGACCTCGGCGAGCCCATCGCCGGCACCGCGGCCACGGCAACCACCTGGCTGCTCCTGGAACAGCCCGGTCCCTGGGGTGCCCGAGCACTGGTCTCGAGCCACCTGGACCCCGTTCTGGGCCGCGCCCTGGAAGCCGCCGCGCAGGACACGGGCGTGCGCATCGCGCTCATCCGGCGGCCCGGCCGCCACGCGGACCTCGGCGCACCGGCCCTGCGGCGGGTGTACGCGGCCCACACCGTCCCCGGACGGGTGTGGTTGCACGGCGCCACGACCCACGACCCGCGCCGGTTGCTGGACCTCGACTTCGCCGCGCTCGGCCGCGGCGACCACCACACGTTCGACAGCGTGCTGAGCGGCGCGTCCCACACGGGTGACCCGCTCGCCCTCGTCTGCACCAACGGCAAGCGGGACCGCTGCTGTGCGCTGCTCGGCCGTCCGCTGGCCGCGGAACTCGCCGCCTCGGGGGTGCGGGGAGCGTGGGAGGTCACTCATCTGGGCGGTCATCGCTTCTCCCCCACCCTGCTCGTCCTGCCGCACGGCTACGCGTACGGCCGGGCCGCCGCGCACACGGTCAAGGAGGTCCTGCGCGGCGTCCGGGAAGGCCGGATCGTCGCGGAGGGCTGCCGGGGCAGCTCGGCCTGGGAACGGCCCGGCCAGGCGGCGGAGCTGGCGGTGCGCGCGGAGACCGGCGAGGACGCCGCCGAGGTGCTGAGCGTCGTGCGCACGACCGGTGGCGCACCCCGCTGGGAGGTGACGGTCGCGCACACGGACGGACGGCACTGGCTGGTCGTCGTGGCCCAGGGCGCCTCGCTGCCGCCGAGGCCGGAGAGCTGCGGCACGTCGGTCCTCGGCGCGCCCGCGCGGATGGACGTGGTGGCTGTGCACGAACTGGTGGGCGCGGCCCCGGCACGGTGA
- a CDS encoding citrate synthase, which produces MHDEDPGPGSLGRRLSTKEAAELLGVKPETVYAYVSRGRLGSRRTPGGRGSTFDAGEVEALARRNRREAEGTPRPGAELSVRTRLTSIDGDRYYFRGVDAVELAGRHSYEEVAEWLWTGRLRPGAVFTAPAEALEAAVRAVDALPEHTGTTDRLRVAAAAAAAVDPLRFDLSEEGVLGTARTLIPTFVGALPPRRHGRRDVEGSLARRLWGRLSDRPADEARLHVLDTALGLLADHDLAASTLAVRVAASARAHAYAAVSAGLGVLEGPLHGAAGRLAHRLLLQVLDLGSAGPVIAEELRAGRRVPGLGHPLYTGEDPRARALFALMEDIPEAAPALDAARDIVDTTARHAPLHANVDLALAAFTVSCGMEPSAGETVFAVARTAGWIAHALEEYGERPLRFRPSGHYVGPEPPQPLPLPE; this is translated from the coding sequence ATGCACGATGAGGACCCCGGGCCCGGCAGTCTCGGACGACGGCTGAGCACCAAGGAAGCCGCCGAGTTGCTCGGGGTGAAGCCCGAGACGGTGTACGCGTACGTCAGCCGCGGCCGACTGGGCAGCCGGCGCACGCCCGGGGGCCGGGGCAGCACCTTCGACGCCGGGGAGGTGGAGGCTCTCGCCCGGCGCAACAGGCGCGAGGCCGAGGGAACCCCCAGGCCCGGGGCGGAGTTGTCCGTACGCACCCGCCTCACGTCGATCGACGGCGACCGCTACTACTTCCGCGGGGTCGACGCGGTCGAGCTGGCCGGCCGGCACTCCTACGAGGAGGTCGCCGAATGGCTGTGGACTGGGCGGCTGCGCCCGGGAGCCGTCTTCACGGCGCCCGCGGAGGCCCTCGAGGCCGCGGTCCGGGCCGTCGACGCGCTGCCGGAGCACACCGGCACGACCGACCGTCTGCGGGTTGCCGCGGCGGCGGCGGCGGCCGTGGACCCGCTGCGGTTCGACCTGTCCGAGGAGGGCGTGCTCGGCACCGCGCGGACCCTGATCCCCACGTTCGTCGGCGCCCTGCCCCCGCGGCGGCACGGCCGCCGCGACGTCGAGGGTTCGCTCGCCCGCCGCCTGTGGGGACGGCTCAGCGATCGCCCGGCCGATGAGGCTCGGCTGCACGTCCTCGACACGGCGCTCGGTCTGCTGGCCGACCACGACCTGGCCGCCTCGACGCTCGCGGTGCGGGTCGCCGCCTCCGCCCGGGCGCACGCCTACGCGGCCGTCTCCGCCGGGCTGGGGGTGCTCGAAGGACCGCTGCACGGCGCGGCCGGCAGGCTCGCGCACCGCCTGCTGCTGCAGGTTCTCGACCTCGGCAGCGCCGGACCCGTGATCGCGGAGGAACTGCGGGCCGGCCGTCGCGTCCCCGGCCTCGGCCACCCGCTGTACACCGGCGAGGACCCGCGCGCGCGTGCCCTGTTCGCACTCATGGAGGACATCCCCGAGGCTGCGCCCGCCCTCGACGCGGCCCGGGACATCGTCGACACGACGGCCCGCCACGCGCCGCTGCACGCCAATGTGGACCTGGCCCTCGCCGCGTTCACCGTGTCCTGCGGCATGGAGCCCTCGGCCGGTGAGACGGTCTTCGCCGTGGCCCGTACGGCGGGCTGGATCGCCCATGCCCTGGAGGAGTACGGCGAACGGCCCCTGCGGTTCCGCCCGAGCGGCCACTACGTGGGCCCCGAACCGCCTCAGCCCCTGCCGCTGCCGGAGTAG
- a CDS encoding CobW family GTP-binding protein, whose translation MAHSPGPQQIPVVVLAGFLGSGKTTLLNHLLHRSGGSRIGAIVNDFGAIEIDAMAVAGALGDSTVSLGNGCLCCAVDAGELDVYLERLARPGTGIDVVVIEASGLAEPQELVRMVLASDHQGIVYGGLVEVVDAAEFDDTRARHPEIDRHLALADLVVVNKLDRAPDPERVLGLVRTLTDRAAVVPATHGRVDPELLFDCRPSEERIGQLSFDDLHRYPDAQDAEPHDPGADAHGGHLHAGYDSVSFASEVPLDPRLLMRFLDSRPEGLYRIKGYVDFGPHDPVNRYAVHAVGPFLRFYPEPWPADGARLTQLVLIGAGIDAAVLGKELEGCRSDAPHADEHGMWGVLRFVQDPEEDLPEAAGP comes from the coding sequence GTGGCACACAGTCCCGGTCCGCAGCAGATCCCGGTCGTCGTCCTCGCCGGATTCCTGGGCTCCGGGAAGACGACACTGCTCAACCACCTCCTGCACCGCAGCGGAGGCAGTCGGATCGGTGCGATCGTCAACGACTTCGGCGCCATCGAGATCGACGCCATGGCGGTGGCCGGCGCGCTCGGCGACTCCACCGTCTCGCTCGGCAACGGCTGTCTGTGCTGCGCCGTCGACGCCGGCGAACTGGACGTCTACCTCGAGCGGCTGGCCAGGCCCGGCACCGGGATCGACGTCGTCGTGATCGAGGCCAGCGGCCTCGCCGAACCGCAGGAACTCGTCCGGATGGTGCTCGCCAGCGATCACCAGGGGATCGTCTACGGAGGGCTCGTCGAGGTCGTCGACGCGGCCGAGTTCGACGACACCCGGGCGAGGCACCCCGAGATCGACCGGCATCTCGCCCTCGCCGATCTCGTCGTCGTGAACAAGCTCGACCGCGCACCGGACCCCGAGCGTGTCCTCGGGCTCGTCCGCACCCTCACCGATCGGGCAGCCGTCGTCCCGGCCACCCATGGCCGTGTGGACCCGGAGCTCCTCTTCGACTGCCGGCCGAGCGAGGAGCGCATCGGGCAGCTGTCCTTCGACGACCTGCACCGGTACCCCGACGCGCAGGACGCCGAGCCGCACGACCCCGGCGCGGATGCGCACGGCGGGCACCTGCACGCCGGCTACGACAGCGTGTCCTTCGCCTCGGAAGTCCCCCTCGACCCGCGCCTGCTGATGCGGTTCCTCGACAGCAGGCCGGAGGGGCTCTACCGGATCAAGGGGTACGTCGACTTCGGTCCCCACGACCCGGTCAACCGGTACGCCGTGCACGCGGTCGGGCCCTTCCTGCGCTTCTACCCGGAGCCCTGGCCGGCGGACGGCGCCCGCCTCACCCAGCTCGTGCTGATCGGCGCCGGCATCGACGCCGCAGTCCTCGGCAAGGAACTCGAGGGCTGTCGCAGCGACGCCCCGCACGCCGACGAACACGGCATGTGGGGCGTCCTGCGCTTCGTCCAGGACCCCGAGGAAGACCTCCCCGAGGCGGCCGGGCCCTAG
- a CDS encoding DNA gyrase/topoisomerase IV subunit A produces the protein MARRSTKTPPPDDSYEERILDIDVVDEMQGSFLEYAYSVIYSRALPDARDGLKPVHRRIVYQMNEMGLRPERGYVKCARVVGEVMGKLHPHGDSSIYDALVRMAQPFSMRVPLIDGHGNFGSLGNDDPPAAMRYTECRQAAATSLMTESIDEDTVDFAPNYDGQEQEPVALPAAFPNLLVNGASGIAVGMATNMPPHNLGEVVAAARHLIRYPGADLDALMKFVPGPDLPTGGRIVGLSGIRDAYESGRGTFKIRATVAVETVTARRKGLVVTELPFTVGPEKVIAKIKDLVGSKKIQGIADVKDLTDRAHGLRLVIEIKNGFVPEAVLEQLYKLTPMEESFGINNVALVDGQPLTLGLKELLEVYLDHRFNVVRRRSEFRRTKRRDRLHLVEGLLTALVDIDEVIRLIRSSENSAQAKERLMERFGLSEIQTQYILDTPLRRLTKFDRIELEAEKERLTGEIAELTRILDSDAELRKLVSAELATVAKKFGTERRTVLLESSGATAAAVPLQVADDPCRVLLSSTALLARTANGDPFTANAEDGDEDGKRTKHDVIVSAVPATARGEIGAVTSSGRLLRINVVDLPQLPDTALVPNLSGGAPLAEFVSLEGDETVVCLTTLDESSPGLAIGTEQGVVKRVVPDYPTNKDELEVISLRDGDRIVGAVELRTGDEDLVFITDDAQLLRYQASQVRPQGRAAGGMAGVKLTEGAKVISFTAVDPAADAVVFTIAGSRGTLDDSVQTTAKLTPFDQYPRKGRATGGVRCQRFLKGEDCLSLAWAGPVPAKAAQKNGLPAELPEIDPRRDGSGVSLAKTVSVVAGPI, from the coding sequence ATGGCCCGCCGCAGCACGAAGACCCCGCCGCCCGACGACTCGTACGAGGAGCGGATCCTCGACATCGACGTCGTCGACGAGATGCAGGGCTCCTTCCTCGAGTACGCGTACTCGGTCATCTACTCCCGCGCCCTGCCGGACGCCCGTGACGGCCTGAAGCCGGTGCACCGCCGCATCGTCTACCAGATGAACGAGATGGGCCTGCGCCCGGAGCGCGGCTATGTGAAGTGCGCCCGTGTCGTCGGCGAGGTCATGGGCAAGCTGCACCCGCACGGCGACTCCTCGATCTACGACGCCCTGGTGCGCATGGCCCAGCCCTTCTCCATGCGCGTGCCGCTCATCGACGGCCACGGCAACTTCGGCTCCCTGGGCAACGACGACCCGCCGGCCGCCATGCGGTACACGGAGTGCCGCCAGGCAGCGGCGACGAGCCTGATGACGGAGTCGATCGACGAGGACACCGTCGACTTCGCGCCGAACTACGACGGGCAGGAGCAGGAGCCCGTCGCGCTGCCCGCCGCCTTCCCGAACCTGCTGGTCAACGGCGCGTCCGGGATCGCGGTCGGCATGGCCACGAACATGCCGCCGCACAACCTGGGCGAGGTCGTCGCGGCCGCCCGCCATCTGATCCGCTATCCGGGCGCCGATCTGGACGCCCTGATGAAGTTCGTCCCCGGCCCCGATCTGCCGACCGGCGGCCGGATCGTCGGCCTCTCCGGAATCCGGGACGCCTACGAGAGCGGCCGCGGCACGTTCAAGATCCGCGCCACGGTCGCGGTGGAGACGGTCACGGCCCGCCGCAAGGGCCTGGTCGTCACCGAACTGCCCTTCACGGTCGGCCCCGAGAAGGTCATCGCCAAGATCAAGGACCTGGTCGGGTCCAAGAAGATCCAGGGCATCGCCGACGTCAAGGACCTCACCGACCGGGCGCACGGTCTGCGCCTGGTCATCGAGATCAAGAACGGCTTCGTGCCGGAGGCGGTGCTGGAGCAGCTCTACAAGCTGACGCCGATGGAGGAGTCCTTCGGCATCAACAACGTGGCGCTGGTGGACGGCCAGCCGCTCACGCTGGGCCTGAAGGAGCTGCTGGAGGTCTACCTCGACCACCGGTTCAACGTGGTGCGCCGCCGCAGCGAGTTCCGCCGCACCAAGCGCCGTGACCGGCTGCACCTGGTGGAGGGCCTGCTGACGGCCCTGGTCGACATCGACGAGGTCATCCGGCTGATCCGCTCCAGCGAGAACAGCGCGCAGGCGAAGGAGCGCCTGATGGAGCGCTTCGGGCTGTCGGAGATCCAGACCCAGTACATCCTGGACACCCCGCTGCGCCGCCTCACCAAGTTCGACCGCATCGAACTGGAGGCGGAGAAGGAGAGGCTCACCGGGGAGATCGCCGAGCTGACCCGGATCCTGGACTCGGACGCGGAGCTGCGCAAGCTGGTCTCCGCGGAACTCGCCACGGTGGCCAAGAAGTTCGGCACCGAGCGGCGTACGGTCCTGCTGGAGTCGTCGGGCGCCACGGCCGCCGCCGTGCCCCTCCAGGTGGCGGACGACCCGTGCCGCGTCCTGCTGTCCTCCACGGCGCTGCTGGCGCGCACGGCGAACGGCGACCCCTTCACGGCGAACGCCGAGGACGGGGACGAGGACGGCAAGCGCACCAAGCACGACGTGATCGTCTCGGCGGTGCCGGCCACCGCGCGCGGGGAGATCGGCGCGGTGACGTCCTCGGGCCGTCTGCTGCGGATCAACGTCGTCGACCTGCCGCAGCTTCCGGACACGGCGTTGGTGCCGAACCTGTCCGGCGGGGCCCCACTGGCGGAGTTCGTGTCCCTGGAGGGTGACGAGACGGTGGTCTGCCTGACCACGCTCGACGAGTCGTCCCCCGGGCTGGCCATCGGCACGGAACAGGGCGTCGTCAAGCGGGTCGTGCCCGACTACCCGACGAACAAGGACGAGCTGGAGGTCATCTCCCTCAGGGACGGGGACCGGATCGTCGGCGCCGTCGAACTGCGCACCGGCGACGAGGATCTGGTCTTCATCACGGACGACGCCCAGCTGCTGCGCTACCAGGCCTCCCAGGTGCGTCCGCAGGGCCGTGCGGCGGGCGGTATGGCGGGCGTCAAGCTCACCGAGGGCGCCAAGGTGATCTCGTTCACGGCCGTGGACCCGGCGGCGGACGCCGTGGTGTTCACCATCGCCGGCTCCCGGGGGACGCTGGACGACTCCGTCCAGACGACCGCCAAGCTGACCCCCTTCGACCAGTATCCGCGCAAGGGCCGCGCCACCGGCGGTGTGCGCTGCCAGCGGTTCCTGAAGGGCGAGGACTGCCTGTCGCTGGCCTGGGCGGGCCCCGTCCCGGCCAAGGCCGCCCAGAAGAACGGTCTGCCGGCCGAGCTGCCGGAGATCGACCCGCGCCGTGACGGCTCGGGCGTCTCGCTGGCGAAGACGGTGAGCGTGGTGGCGGGGCCGATCTAG
- a CDS encoding M16 family metallopeptidase, producing MPMGHTATAQAGSGGLTATEHRLANGLRVVLSEDHLTPVAAVCLWYDVGSRHEVKGRTGLAHLFEHLMFQGSGQVKGNGHFELVQGAGGSLNGTTSFERTNYFETMPAHQLELALWLEADRMGSLLTALDDESMENQRDVVKNERRQRYDNVPYGTAFEKLTALAYPDGHPYHHTPIGSMADLDAATLEDARAFFRTYYAPNNAVLSVVGDIDPEQTLAWIEKYFGSIAGHDGKPAPRDGSLPDVIGEQLREVVEEEVPARALMAAYRLPEDGTRACDAVDLALTVLGGGESSRLYNRLVRRDRTAVAAGFGLLRLAGAPSLGWLDVKTSGDVEVPVIEEAIDEELARFAAEGPTAEEMERAQAQLEREWLDRLGTVAGRADELCRFAVLFGDPQLALTAVQRVLDVTAEEVREIAEARLRPDNRAVLVYEPTAPEAPADQDENEEAAR from the coding sequence ATGCCCATGGGTCACACGGCCACAGCCCAGGCAGGCTCCGGGGGCCTGACAGCGACCGAGCACCGCCTGGCCAACGGCCTGCGCGTGGTGCTCTCGGAGGACCACCTGACCCCCGTGGCGGCGGTGTGCCTCTGGTACGACGTCGGCTCACGCCATGAAGTCAAGGGCCGCACCGGCCTTGCTCACCTTTTCGAGCACCTGATGTTCCAGGGGTCCGGCCAGGTCAAGGGCAACGGCCACTTCGAGCTCGTCCAGGGTGCGGGCGGTTCGCTGAACGGCACCACCAGTTTCGAGCGCACCAACTACTTCGAGACCATGCCCGCCCACCAGCTGGAGCTCGCCCTCTGGCTGGAGGCGGACCGCATGGGATCCCTGCTCACCGCGCTCGACGACGAGTCGATGGAGAACCAGCGCGACGTCGTCAAGAACGAGCGCCGCCAGCGTTACGACAACGTTCCCTACGGCACCGCCTTCGAGAAGCTCACCGCTCTCGCCTACCCCGACGGCCACCCCTACCACCACACGCCGATCGGCTCGATGGCCGACCTGGACGCGGCGACGCTGGAGGACGCGCGTGCGTTCTTCCGCACGTACTACGCGCCCAACAACGCCGTCCTGTCCGTGGTCGGCGACATCGACCCGGAGCAGACGCTCGCCTGGATCGAGAAGTACTTCGGCTCCATCGCCGGGCACGACGGCAAGCCCGCGCCGCGTGACGGCTCCCTGCCCGACGTCATCGGCGAACAGCTGCGGGAGGTCGTCGAGGAGGAGGTGCCGGCCCGCGCCCTGATGGCCGCCTATCGCCTGCCCGAGGACGGCACGCGCGCGTGCGACGCCGTCGACCTGGCGCTGACCGTCCTCGGCGGCGGCGAGTCCTCCCGCCTCTACAACCGGCTCGTGCGCCGCGACCGTACGGCTGTGGCGGCCGGCTTCGGCCTGCTGCGGCTCGCCGGGGCGCCCTCCCTGGGCTGGCTGGACGTGAAGACGTCCGGCGACGTCGAGGTGCCCGTCATCGAGGAGGCCATCGACGAGGAGCTCGCCCGGTTCGCCGCGGAGGGCCCCACGGCCGAGGAAATGGAACGCGCCCAGGCCCAGTTGGAGCGCGAGTGGCTCGACCGCCTCGGCACGGTCGCCGGCCGCGCCGACGAACTGTGCCGGTTCGCCGTCCTGTTCGGCGACCCGCAGCTCGCCCTGACCGCGGTCCAGCGGGTGCTGGACGTGACGGCCGAGGAGGTGCGGGAGATCGCCGAGGCCCGCCTGCGTCCCGACAACCGCGCGGTGCTCGTCTACGAGCCGACCGCCCCCGAAGCCCCCGCCGACCAGGACGAGAACGAGGAGGCGGCCCGGTGA